The sequence below is a genomic window from Longimicrobiales bacterium.
AGGTGGAAGCCACGAACACGGCCGCCCGCGTCTACCTGACTCCGAATGATGCCAAAGTCGATGCTCGCCGTGGCCTCAGTCCAGTCATGGATCTCGATCTCGTAACGCAGGTCGGGTCGATCCGACCCGTAGCGCTCCATCGCCTCTGTCCAGCTCAGGCGAGGGAACGGCAAGGGCGCGTCAATCCCCGCGACCCCAGCGAGGCGGGCCATGAGTTTTTGAATCCAGACCAGAATGTCCTCGACATCGACGAAAGACGCCTCGACATCGATCTGCGTGAACTCTGGCTGACGGTCGGCTCGGAGGTCCTCATCGCGAAAGCATCGAGCGATCTGGAAGTACCGATCGAAGCCGGCGACCATGAGCACTTGCTTGTAGATCTGGGGACTCTGCGGCAGAGCGTAGAACTCACCGTTGTGAACACGACTCGGAACTAGGTAGTCCCGCGCCCCCTCCGGTGTCGCCTTTGTCAGAATCGGAGTCTCAACCTCGATGAATCCGTGCTGGTCCATGTAGTTCCGGACCTCAAGCACGAGCTTGTGCCGGAGGATGAGATTCTCTTGAAGCTCACGGCGTCGGAGGTCGAGGACACGGTGCTGCAGACGGAGCTCCTCGGCCGGCAGCTCATCTTCTGGAGCCTGATAGACCGGGATCTCAGGCGTCCGCGCATCGGACAGGATCTGGACTGTGGCAGCCCGAAACTCGACCTCCCCGGTGTCCATATCCTGGTTGCGCGCCCCGTCGGGGCGAGCCCCGACGATACCACGGACCAGAATCACGTCCTCATGGCCGATCGTGTGAGCCCGTTCCATAGACTCAGGCTCCGTCCAGTCCGGGCCGAACGAGACCTGCACAAGCCCACTGCGGTCGCGGAGGTCGACGAAGAGCAGTCCCCCCAGATCGCGACGTCTGTGCACCCAGCCTGCGAGTGTTTCCGTCGCACCCTCGTCGGATGCACGGAGTCCGCCGACCATCCGGCTCCGCAGTTCGGTCTTCTCGATGTCGATGTCCGTCATTGCAGCGATTCCTTCACTTCCTTGGCGTATTGAAGCCGGCCCAGAACGGCCAGCATCGTTCCATACCCGATGGAGAGCCCGACGACATCAGCAATCCAGTCGACGAAGTCAGGTTGTCTCCCCGGCACATACATCTGATGAAACTCGTCGGAGATGCCATAGAGCGCTCCCAGCGCTAGCAGGAGAACGTGGGGAATGACCCCCGGCGCACGATTTCGTCCCCATGCAAGTGCAACCCCCAGAACCCCATAAAGCACGAAGTGTCCGAACTTGTCACCGTACGGAATTCCGAACCCGGACCCGGCGCGCAGGTCCGGGACCGCACTCAACAAAAAAAGGACGGCTGCCCATGCGGCGGCGGGGGCCCATACACTGAATCGATTCACTAGGTCTTCTTTTCCTGTTCGGCGGAGCAAGCCGCGGAGCGGCTACGTCACCCGTCGCTGGGCGGCTAAGTTAAACGGCTGAAAATCACGATTCAAGCAAGACAAATGCCAAAAGAGTTCCGACCTGACCTGCTCTCCATGACGCCCGACGCTCTCAGAGCGGCCGTCAGCGAGCATTTTGCGTCCCGCGGGCAGCCCGAATATCGGAGCAGACAGGTCGAGCGCTGGGTGTTCGAGCGCCTGGTCCAGTCCGTGGACGAGATGACCGACCTGCCCGCGGATGAACGTACCGCTCTCGGAGAGGCTTTCCGGATTTCGGAGGCCGAAGCGCAGACAATCCAACGCAGCAAAGACGGCACAGTCAAGCATTTGTGGCGCCTGGAAGACGGAGAGCTCGTCGAATCCGTCCTGATTCCCGCGAAGAACAGATTGACGCTGTGCATCTCCTCCCAGGCCGGCTGCGCCATGGGCTGCACTTTCTGCGCAACCGGGTGGGGCGGCTTTGATCGACAGCTGACCGCGGGTGAGATCGTGAGCCAGTACCGGGCTTCACGGCGCTGGGCCGAAGAGAACAACTACGGTCCGATTTCAAACATCGTGTACATGGGGATGGGCGAGCCGCTCTCAAACCGAAAGGCGGTGCATCCCTCATTAACAATTCTGAACGGGGGCTACGGCGTCGGCGCTCGCCGAATCACCGTCTCGACCGTCGGCGTCGTGCCTGGCATCCTCGAGCTGGCGAAACGTCCAGAGCAGTTCCGGCTCGCCCTGTCCCTTCATGCTCCATCCAGCAAACTCCGCCGGGAGTTGATTCCGCTCGAAAAACGGCACCCGCTCCCCGAAGTGCTCCACGCACTTGAGCAATTCGATGACGGTGGAGGAAAACGAATCACCTTCGAGTACACGATGATCGACGGTGTGAACGATGCCGTCGAACTGATCGAACCGCTTGCTGCGCTGGCCAACCGGGTGCGCGCGTTCGTGAACCTGATCCCCTTCAATCCGATCCCCTATCAAGACTGGGGGCCGTCACCGAACAACCGGATTCGGGCATTCGCAGAAGGACTGGAGCGACTAGGGGTATCCGTAGCCGTTCGAGAGACCCGCGGCCGAGATATCGATGCGGCGTGCGGTCAGTTACGCGGTCACACCCTGGTTCAGATCGAGAACAAGACCGCCGTCAGCGAGGACTCGCCGCCGACATAAGGGGCTAGCGGCCCCTAGCGGATGACTCGACCGATCCGACCCCAGCGCACCTCACGGAGTGCAGGAAAAGGCCGGTAGGAATCTTTGTTGTACGAGTAGTAGGTGAAGACCGCCCTGCCCTCGAGACGCCAGCCCTCCAGCAGTCCCCAGTACCTAGAGTCGAGACTGTGCTCTCGGTTGTCCCCGAGCATGAAGTATCGATCCTCCGGGATCACGAGCGGCCCCCAGTTATCTCGAGTCGGCGCATAGCTTCGCCCGTCCGCGTCACCGATGAGGTGGTCGCGCTGCCAGACCATCCATGGATGGACATCGTCACCGTCACCGTCATGAATGGCGTACGGTTCGTCCTGAACCTCACCGTTGACGTACAGGACACGGTTCCGCATTTGAAGCGTGTCGCCCGGCATCCCAATGAGACGCTTGATCAGCATCAGGTCGGCCTCATGCGGCGGATCGAAGACGAGCACATCGCCCCGGCCGGGCCGAGAGTATCCGGGAATCCGGATGCTCATCCCTGGAATCTGTGATCCGATAGCGACCCGATTGACCAGCAACATGTCACCGACCAACAGCGTCTCCTCCATCGAGCCGGAGGTGATCACAAAAGTCTGAACCAGAAACGTCCGGAGGAAAAGGAACAGCGCCACGGCAATGACGATCGACTTCGTCCACTCGGCGGCAGAGTTGGGTTCACCATCGCGTTCCACCCCCCGATCCTTACGGCGCTGGGCCGCAGCTTCCCGGGTGCTGGACGGCTCGACTTTCGGGGCGTCCTCTGCCTGCGCTTTGTCCTTTTTCGCCATCGGTTGCTTCACGTCCCCGCAGGGCTCCGTTGGTGACCAGACTATCCCCGATGGAGATTCCGAGGACCGTCGCTAACTACCGAACCACGAGCGGGGATGCCACCACGGTCGGCTACCAGCAGGGGCGTCGTCCTCCGACGACACGTCGGGGTCCCACTCCTTTCCCAATACTACGGAAACATCGACATAGAGATTCGGGTCCGGATCGGACTGGACGTTACTGATTCCGAGAGCCTTGGCAACGGCCTGAGCCATGTCGGGCCGCCCGACGTGATCGATCACAACAGAAGTCTGCCCTCGTTCTCTGGCAGACGCATTCCCCCAGTGAACGACATCGAAGCCGTCAGCCCGTAACCGCCGCGTTGCCGATCCAGCCATGCCAGACACGTCCCCGCCATTCCGCACGTCGACCCGAAGGAGCCCTTTGGTCCAGCCCTGTGGCTCCTGAGCGGCCGGCTCTTGGTCGCCGCCCGAAGCCACGAAGAAGACTCCGACGCCGACCAGTAGGAGGACCAGCAAGGCCACAGCGCCGACGCGACCCAACTTCATGCGTCTGGAGGCTTGGCGTTGATCACGAATCACTCGACGGCCGCGCGTCATAGCGCATCCTCGACCAGTCGATTCCAGAACGCGACCGTCCGCGGCAAGATAGTGCCCCCTCGCTCGACCACGTTTCTGATCCGGGCCCCGGCGATCTCCCGCGCGACCACATTCACCTCGGAAGGCATGCGCCCCCGCTGATCCTCACGCCACTCGGTGAAAAACGACCGGCCAGGCTCGAGGAAGTCCGCGCAATAGAGTGCGCGGCCCATGAGGCCGAAGTCAGGGTCACCAACCGTGTGCCCCGAAATCGCCCTAAGCAGTTCACCGTCCATCACACCGTCGATTCGGAGTTGCTCGGCTGCAGCCGGCCCATGAAGAATCGGATCCGGGAGATCAACCAACGTCGGCGGCAGACGACGTCGCAGGGCCTCGGGTGTCGCGTCTCTGAGCGCATCATGCAGAAAGCCCACGGCCTTCCAGCGGACGCGGTCCTCCTTCGATAGTCCCAACTGGTCGGCCCAAGCACCTAGGAGCGTCGATACGCGACCCATGTGCGCCCGGCGCGAGTCACCGGCAACTGCCCAGGCAGGCAGATCACCGTCGGAGGCACGCGTGACAATCTCATGGATGCTCGACAACGTGTGTGGGGGCTTGGGTAAACAGTTGACGTCGAGGACCTACGATATGCCTTTGGCCCTGCTG
It includes:
- the aspS gene encoding aspartate--tRNA ligase, whose translation is MTDIDIEKTELRSRMVGGLRASDEGATETLAGWVHRRRDLGGLLFVDLRDRSGLVQVSFGPDWTEPESMERAHTIGHEDVILVRGIVGARPDGARNQDMDTGEVEFRAATVQILSDARTPEIPVYQAPEDELPAEELRLQHRVLDLRRRELQENLILRHKLVLEVRNYMDQHGFIEVETPILTKATPEGARDYLVPSRVHNGEFYALPQSPQIYKQVLMVAGFDRYFQIARCFRDEDLRADRQPEFTQIDVEASFVDVEDILVWIQKLMARLAGVAGIDAPLPFPRLSWTEAMERYGSDRPDLRYEIEIHDWTEATASIDFGIIRSQVDAGGRVRGFHLEGGARLSRRQIDIIEKVAKASGAPGLLWAKCSEEGTSGPLGKFLAPENAQAMGLAPGDLALVSAGPDSLTSVTLDAIRIVAAETMDLPVVREHAWLWVTDFPVFDEHNGALAASHHPFVMPHADDIELLKTDPARVRGTAYDLVYNGTEFGSGSLRIHDPELQRTVLRALGISDEEIEQKFGFLLNALAAGAPPHGGIALGVDRIVQRFTNSMSLRDVVAFPKTTAARALFERAPTRVGAEELDALGLMVRAKDEDEQGAQALPGD
- the rlmN gene encoding 23S rRNA (adenine(2503)-C(2))-methyltransferase RlmN produces the protein MPKEFRPDLLSMTPDALRAAVSEHFASRGQPEYRSRQVERWVFERLVQSVDEMTDLPADERTALGEAFRISEAEAQTIQRSKDGTVKHLWRLEDGELVESVLIPAKNRLTLCISSQAGCAMGCTFCATGWGGFDRQLTAGEIVSQYRASRRWAEENNYGPISNIVYMGMGEPLSNRKAVHPSLTILNGGYGVGARRITVSTVGVVPGILELAKRPEQFRLALSLHAPSSKLRRELIPLEKRHPLPEVLHALEQFDDGGGKRITFEYTMIDGVNDAVELIEPLAALANRVRAFVNLIPFNPIPYQDWGPSPNNRIRAFAEGLERLGVSVAVRETRGRDIDAACGQLRGHTLVQIENKTAVSEDSPPT
- a CDS encoding VanZ family protein, which codes for MNRFSVWAPAAAWAAVLFLLSAVPDLRAGSGFGIPYGDKFGHFVLYGVLGVALAWGRNRAPGVIPHVLLLALGALYGISDEFHQMYVPGRQPDFVDWIADVVGLSIGYGTMLAVLGRLQYAKEVKESLQ
- the lepB gene encoding signal peptidase I, whose product is MKQPMAKKDKAQAEDAPKVEPSSTREAAAQRRKDRGVERDGEPNSAAEWTKSIVIAVALFLFLRTFLVQTFVITSGSMEETLLVGDMLLVNRVAIGSQIPGMSIRIPGYSRPGRGDVLVFDPPHEADLMLIKRLIGMPGDTLQMRNRVLYVNGEVQDEPYAIHDGDGDDVHPWMVWQRDHLIGDADGRSYAPTRDNWGPLVIPEDRYFMLGDNREHSLDSRYWGLLEGWRLEGRAVFTYYSYNKDSYRPFPALREVRWGRIGRVIR
- a CDS encoding LytR C-terminal domain-containing protein, with translation MTRGRRVIRDQRQASRRMKLGRVGAVALLVLLLVGVGVFFVASGGDQEPAAQEPQGWTKGLLRVDVRNGGDVSGMAGSATRRLRADGFDVVHWGNASARERGQTSVVIDHVGRPDMAQAVAKALGISNVQSDPDPNLYVDVSVVLGKEWDPDVSSEDDAPAGSRPWWHPRSWFGS